A genome region from Sphingobacteriaceae bacterium GW460-11-11-14-LB5 includes the following:
- a CDS encoding ATP-binding protein — MPDKKICIFNWSGGKDSTLALHYVLQDPTIEIRYLITTVTEKYNRVSMHGVREALLIKQAESIGIPLYQIRLGEMPDMETYDRTMKHHLSKFKEEGITHSIFGDIFLEDLRSYRENKLAEIGLKALFPLWKKNTKDLIGEFLNLNYKTIIVCTQQNLENFCGKVISHDLIDQLPADIDPCGENGEFHTFAFEGPIFKDKITFTTGEKVFRTYNAPGKTSTDDDSPCSTTALSGFWYMDLLE; from the coding sequence ATGCCAGATAAAAAGATTTGCATTTTTAACTGGAGTGGTGGTAAAGACAGTACATTGGCTTTACATTATGTTTTACAAGACCCTACAATCGAAATCCGTTACCTGATTACGACAGTCACTGAAAAATACAATCGTGTTTCGATGCATGGTGTTAGGGAAGCTTTACTCATTAAACAAGCCGAAAGTATTGGGATTCCGCTGTATCAGATCCGTTTGGGCGAAATGCCGGATATGGAAACCTACGACCGTACCATGAAGCATCATCTTTCTAAGTTTAAAGAGGAGGGCATTACGCATTCTATTTTCGGTGATATTTTTTTAGAAGACTTACGTAGCTATCGGGAGAACAAATTGGCCGAAATTGGGCTTAAGGCTCTTTTTCCGCTCTGGAAAAAAAACACGAAAGATTTGATTGGTGAATTTTTAAACCTGAACTATAAAACCATCATTGTTTGCACGCAGCAAAATCTCGAAAATTTCTGTGGAAAAGTAATCAGTCATGATTTAATTGATCAGTTACCTGCAGATATTGATCCTTGCGGAGAAAACGGAGAGTTTCATACTTTCGCATTTGAAGGCCCAATTTTCAAGGATAAAATCACCTTCACCACCGGAGAGAAGGTATTCAGAACTTATAATGCCCCAGGCAAAACCAGCACAGATGATGATTCACCATGTTCAACCACAGCACTTTCGGGCTTCTGGTATATGGATTTGTTAGAATAA
- a CDS encoding ABC transporter substrate-binding protein — translation MKVVSFLPAATKMIYDMGLQEYLHGVTFECPKEAADQPKVVRCILEGKNYSSIEIDRIFSASKAQGKSLYWVDDALLESIAPDVVFTQDICEVCNIDTVCTETAVMKLSKQPTLVPLSPNNLQDVFECAITIARALGKEEVALNYLAGLQKKTDHILDQLRANRAPLKRIMLMEWIEPIYNCGHWIPFQIAAAGGVDMLSNPGGDSIVTQWDKILKYNPEVLVIAPCGFDMNRSMEEMELLTSKPGWKDLEAVKNNQVYIADFDMFTQPSVGTLVEGIQALACMFHPEIFKADENIAKKFINHSQSVKSFKSV, via the coding sequence ATGAAAGTTGTTTCCTTTTTACCTGCCGCTACAAAAATGATTTACGATATGGGCCTGCAGGAATACCTGCATGGTGTAACATTCGAATGTCCTAAAGAGGCGGCAGATCAACCCAAAGTGGTACGTTGCATATTAGAAGGCAAAAACTATTCGAGCATCGAAATCGACCGGATCTTTTCAGCATCAAAAGCACAGGGCAAAAGTTTGTATTGGGTAGATGATGCACTGCTGGAAAGCATCGCACCTGATGTGGTTTTCACGCAGGATATATGCGAAGTTTGCAATATCGATACCGTTTGTACCGAAACAGCGGTAATGAAGCTTAGCAAACAGCCAACACTGGTTCCCTTATCGCCAAATAACTTACAGGATGTTTTCGAATGTGCCATTACCATTGCCAGGGCTTTAGGGAAGGAAGAAGTGGCTTTAAATTACCTCGCAGGCCTGCAAAAGAAAACAGATCACATTTTAGATCAGCTTAGGGCAAACCGTGCACCACTAAAAAGGATCATGCTGATGGAGTGGATCGAACCGATCTACAACTGCGGGCATTGGATTCCTTTTCAGATTGCGGCAGCTGGTGGTGTAGATATGTTGTCTAATCCCGGAGGCGACTCTATCGTAACCCAATGGGATAAAATCCTGAAATATAATCCAGAGGTACTGGTTATTGCACCATGTGGTTTTGATATGAACAGGAGTATGGAAGAAATGGAGCTGTTAACCTCAAAACCAGGTTGGAAAGATCTGGAGGCCGTAAAAAACAACCAGGTTTACATTGCCGATTTTGATATGTTTACCCAACCGAGTGTAGGTACCCTGGTTGAAGGTATCCAGGCCTTAGCCTGTATGTTCCACCCGGAGATATTTAAGGCAGACGAAAATATAGCCAAAAAATTCATCAACCACAGCCAGTCTGTGAAATCATTTAAATCTGTGTAA
- a CDS encoding NAD-dependent protein deacylase codes for MKLVVLTGAGISAESGLKTFRDSDGLWEGYNVYDVATPEAWERNPELVQEFYNERRRQVLAAKPNLAHQLLAELEKDFDVEIITQNIDDLHERAGSTKVTHLHGVITKSQSDRKPELTYPIAGSEIKMGELCALGSQLRPHVVWFGEAVPMIEVAAKLCKQADLFVLIGTSLAVYPAAGLIDFVPSFVDKYIIDPKTPDVKRYKNVINIEKNAVEGVATLKDILANAR; via the coding sequence ATGAAATTAGTCGTTTTAACAGGAGCAGGGATCAGTGCCGAAAGTGGGTTAAAAACATTTAGGGATTCTGATGGATTATGGGAGGGCTATAATGTTTACGATGTGGCTACCCCCGAAGCCTGGGAGAGAAATCCCGAATTGGTACAGGAATTTTATAACGAAAGGAGAAGACAGGTTTTAGCTGCAAAACCCAATCTGGCCCACCAGTTACTGGCCGAATTGGAAAAAGACTTCGACGTTGAGATTATTACCCAAAACATTGATGATTTGCACGAAAGGGCAGGCTCAACCAAAGTGACACACCTTCATGGTGTAATTACCAAATCTCAATCTGATAGAAAACCGGAATTAACCTATCCCATTGCAGGGTCGGAGATTAAAATGGGCGAGCTTTGCGCGCTGGGTTCCCAACTTCGTCCGCATGTAGTGTGGTTTGGCGAGGCAGTACCCATGATTGAAGTAGCCGCTAAACTCTGCAAACAGGCCGATTTGTTCGTACTCATCGGAACTTCATTAGCCGTTTACCCGGCAGCAGGTTTAATTGATTTTGTTCCTTCCTTTGTTGACAAATACATTATCGATCCAAAAACACCTGATGTAAAACGTTATAAAAACGTGATCAACATTGAGAAAAACGCGGTAGAAGGTGTTGCCACTTTAAAAGATATCTTAGCCAATGCCAGATAA